AGGATGCCCTGGGCCATGGCGTTGGTCTGGTCCTGCGACAGGTTCGCCTTCTGGGCGATGTCGACCATGCCCGAGGAGAAATCCATCGCGGCCTTGCCCGCCAGAATCAGCGGTGCGGCCATGGCGGCCCCGCCCAGCACATTGTCGGTGCCGGCACTGCGCAGGGCCGCGCCGCGCTGGCCGATCCGGTTGGTATCGGCATGGAAGGCGTTGAGCGCCTTCTGCCGGTCGATCTGGGCGTTCACCTTTTCGAGCTGGGCGGCCAGATCCTTTTGCTGGTCGATCAGCGGGGAAACATTCCCGCTCGTCTTGCCGATCTGTTTGTCGAGATTGGCCATTTCCTTCTTGAGGTTATTGGCCTGTTTGAACATGCCCTTGAGGGCCTGGTCGCCGTTGCGCCCCAGGCCGATCAGGTTCCTGATCGCGCCCGAGAGCTTGTCGTTGCCGGTGAACGAGACGATCAGCGAGAGCCGGTTGTCGGCCAAGGGGTTACTCCGGGTTGTTCATGCGGTTCCACACCGCCACGGCGCGGCGGCGCCAGTCGATCAGTTCGGAAAGCTCCAGTTGGTTGAGTTCCCAGAGCGGCCAGTGGAAGACGGCGGCGATATCGGCGATCAGGCTTTCGACACTCAGGCCCCGCTCATCTCCCCGGCCATCCCCCCTGCCATCGAGGCCATGGCCTCGCGCTGGGCCTTGTTCAGAAAAAAACCGACCACCGTGCCGACCACTTCGGCCAGATCGTCGGCCTCGAGGGCGTAGAACTCGTGGGGCAGGATCGCGGGGGTGGTGATGCGCGGAATCACGCGGGCGACGGCATCGACATCGGCGGCCATCAGTTCGGTCAGTTTGGCCCCGCGCAGATCGCCGCCTTTGGGCTTGCGCACGATCACGCTTTCGACGGGACCACCGTCGCGCACGATGGGCTGGCCGAAGGCGATGGTGACGGTTGCGGGGGAAGCAGGGGTGAGCTCGGTCATGGGAGGCGATCCTGTGAGAAGAAGGGCAGCGGTCGGGCAGATCCCCTGCCGACAGGACCGCCTTGCTGTCGGCAGGGGCGCCGGGCAGGAAACTGCCCGGAACGGAAAAGGGGGATCAGCGACCGAGCGCGGCGCGAATGTCGGCGTAGCGGTCGACGCCCATGACGATGAAGATCATGTTGATCAGATCGATCTCGATCCAGTCGACGCCATCGACGATCAGGCGGTAATAGCTGCACGCCATCTTGTACTTGTGGACGGTGTTGTCGCCCGCCTTGGCATTGCCGAAGTCGATCTCGGTGTAGCGGCCCATGCACACGACCTCGATGGTCTTGACGGTGCCGGTCTG
The genomic region above belongs to Novosphingobium sp. IK01 and contains:
- a CDS encoding GpE family phage tail protein, coding for MSVESLIADIAAVFHWPLWELNQLELSELIDWRRRAVAVWNRMNNPE
- a CDS encoding phage tail assembly protein, yielding MTELTPASPATVTIAFGQPIVRDGGPVESVIVRKPKGGDLRGAKLTELMAADVDAVARVIPRITTPAILPHEFYALEADDLAEVVGTVVGFFLNKAQREAMASMAGGMAGEMSGA